A window from Cytobacillus sp. FSL H8-0458 encodes these proteins:
- the kdsB gene encoding 3-deoxy-manno-octulosonate cytidylyltransferase yields the protein MKIIGVIPARFGSTRFPGKPLALINGKPMIQHVYEQVSKSKYIDQIVIATDHEKIIKTVEGFGGQAVMTKKDHETGSDRISEVTSLVEGDFFVNIQGDEPLIDPRLIDDLIKTAQAENGRVVVTAKTQIHDHNDVANPNVVKVVTDKMQNALCFSRSVIPYNRSNKEIDYFKHLGIYGYPKSILNEFVNLPQTPLEEVEMLEQLRLLENGYTIKVIETQYNAIGVDTPEDIEKVEKILGGKHHV from the coding sequence TTGAAAATTATTGGTGTCATTCCTGCACGCTTTGGATCTACGCGCTTTCCGGGTAAGCCACTAGCATTAATTAATGGAAAGCCTATGATACAGCATGTGTATGAACAGGTATCAAAAAGTAAGTATATTGATCAAATTGTTATTGCTACTGACCATGAAAAAATTATTAAGACCGTTGAAGGTTTTGGTGGACAAGCTGTTATGACAAAAAAAGATCATGAGACAGGTTCTGATCGGATCTCTGAAGTAACCTCCTTGGTAGAGGGTGATTTCTTTGTCAATATTCAGGGTGACGAGCCCTTAATCGATCCACGCCTTATTGATGATTTGATAAAAACAGCTCAGGCAGAGAACGGGCGGGTGGTTGTCACAGCTAAGACTCAGATCCATGATCATAATGATGTAGCAAATCCCAATGTGGTTAAGGTTGTAACTGACAAAATGCAAAATGCTTTGTGTTTTTCACGTTCAGTCATTCCATATAACCGTTCTAATAAGGAAATTGACTACTTTAAACATTTGGGTATTTATGGATACCCTAAATCGATTCTTAATGAATTTGTTAATTTGCCACAAACGCCTTTAGAAGAAGTGGAAATGCTTGAACAGCTCAGACTGCTCGAGAATGGCTATACAATTAAGGTAATTGAAACGCAATATAATGCAATTGGTGTTGATACGCCAGAGGATATTGAAAAAGTGGAAAAAATCTTAGGAGGAAAACATCATGTCTAA
- a CDS encoding capsular polysaccharide export protein, LipB/KpsS family, with amino-acid sequence MANYLFVRGNRNKRFFANVAEELEKKGHKCFILKLELGELFFKSNVESVFTTNWTNKNEYPISDDELLSLQIYNITYIENILGKKVTKKQLSTYKKYMYFINSYIDDKKIDIICLFNGYHWIDQVTKYLAQKKGLMIYYFEDGLFRPYTITCDSKGINAASSVNKESDFYDSIIMDKKRLKKYLFKPENPQLFLNRKESLTKVALVKFLSMVGSFFKIHPRLYDHITLWQAIKYFIFKKTYHIRKDDQIALPDEYVFVPFQVSRDTQIFYNSPRIKTMEEFLFYVHKAVATYNKKHNRNIAILVKEHPEDMSRNNYKQLKKKYENVKEVTFIQKYSVNKLIKNSITVITINSTVGIEALAKNKPVITLGDALYNIDGIVEKCVNPNELYQSLFNSINIPFVKDRVEKFIYYLRFHYQVEGTLNIPNSQTAKNIADKIHEPINQG; translated from the coding sequence ATGGCTAATTATTTGTTTGTAAGAGGGAATAGAAATAAAAGATTCTTTGCTAATGTGGCAGAAGAGTTAGAAAAAAAAGGGCATAAATGTTTCATATTAAAGTTGGAGCTAGGGGAACTATTTTTTAAATCCAATGTGGAGTCTGTCTTTACTACAAATTGGACTAATAAAAATGAGTATCCTATTTCTGATGACGAACTTTTAAGTCTTCAGATATACAATATAACCTATATTGAAAACATATTAGGAAAAAAAGTTACGAAAAAGCAGCTAAGTACATATAAAAAATATATGTATTTTATCAATAGTTATATAGATGACAAAAAAATAGATATAATATGCCTTTTTAATGGCTATCATTGGATTGATCAAGTAACCAAGTATTTAGCTCAGAAAAAAGGTCTTATGATTTATTATTTCGAGGACGGTTTGTTTAGGCCTTATACTATTACTTGTGATTCAAAGGGAATTAACGCAGCTTCTTCTGTGAACAAGGAATCCGATTTTTATGATTCTATTATAATGGATAAAAAGCGGTTAAAAAAATATCTTTTTAAGCCTGAGAACCCGCAATTATTTTTAAACAGAAAAGAAAGCCTTACAAAAGTTGCTTTAGTGAAGTTTCTGTCAATGGTAGGCAGCTTCTTTAAAATTCATCCAAGATTGTATGATCACATTACTTTGTGGCAGGCAATAAAGTACTTTATTTTTAAGAAGACCTACCATATTAGAAAAGATGATCAAATTGCACTTCCGGACGAATATGTGTTTGTCCCTTTTCAAGTATCAAGAGATACACAGATATTTTATAACTCTCCTAGAATAAAGACGATGGAAGAGTTTTTATTTTATGTTCACAAGGCCGTAGCAACATACAATAAAAAGCATAATCGCAATATCGCAATTTTAGTAAAAGAGCATCCAGAGGATATGTCAAGAAATAATTACAAGCAACTAAAGAAGAAGTATGAAAATGTTAAAGAGGTCACTTTTATTCAAAAATATAGTGTAAATAAATTAATTAAAAATTCTATTACAGTAATAACAATAAACTCAACTGTTGGTATAGAGGCGCTAGCCAAGAATAAGCCCGTCATTACACTTGGAGATGCACTTTATAATATTGATGGTATCGTGGAAAAGTGTGTTAATCCTAACGAATTATATCAGAGCCTTTTTAATTCCATAAATATCCCTTTTGTCAAGGATAGGGTTGAAAAATTCATCTATTATTTAAGGTTTCATTACCAGGTTGAGGGTACGCTGAATATCCCGAACAGCCAAACAGCTAAAAACATAGCTGATAAAATACATGAACCTATTAATCAAGGTTGA
- a CDS encoding S8 family serine peptidase, whose translation MFHEKVKKESIWDAEGIILEEFKNIPALKISLFETDLNQLRQNSAVKSIEKDLEVKVGGQMRGWGIKSIKAPNEWKLNFSGNGVRVAVLDTGISPHPDLSVAGGKSFSGYTSSYHDDNGHGTHVAGIIGAKNNNIGIVGVAPGSQLYAVKVLDKKGAGSLSNIIEGIDWAITNKMDIINLSLVANGHSAALKTAVDKAADSGIFVVGAGGNNGRMDGANDTVSYPANYPSVIGVAAVDESNSRGAFSATGDGIEFSAPGVNIKSTILNNEYASYDGTSMAAAFVSGKLALLKEMFPTATNTWIRSKLRENAMDLGVQGKDPLYGYGLIQPILNAERIGGKDRFEVAANISRKGWEKSETVFIINNLAFADALAASPLAYRFNAPILLTASNELHLKTIEELKRLKPKEVILIGGKGSVTENIQSEIKQMGIKTKRIDGQNRFEVAENIAEMMGTYQKAIITNGLNFPDALAIAPYAAEKGYPILLTRPDKLPENINALLAKHPLEETIVVGGEASVRPSVYKQLVAPIRIGGKDRFEVATNIKLLYYPAAEHLYISAGTTFADALTGSVLMAKDKTTILLTKRDELPVTARNTIVKGNTKSFTVLGGEGSVGKGVFPYLVK comes from the coding sequence TTGTTTCATGAAAAAGTAAAGAAAGAGAGTATATGGGACGCTGAAGGGATTATTTTAGAGGAATTTAAAAACATACCAGCCTTGAAAATTTCCCTTTTTGAGACAGATCTGAATCAATTAAGGCAAAACTCTGCTGTAAAAAGTATTGAAAAGGATCTTGAAGTAAAAGTTGGCGGCCAGATGCGTGGCTGGGGAATAAAATCTATTAAAGCACCAAATGAATGGAAACTCAATTTCAGCGGAAACGGGGTTAGGGTAGCTGTTCTTGACACGGGCATTTCCCCTCATCCGGATCTATCTGTTGCGGGCGGTAAATCGTTTTCTGGCTACACCAGTTCATACCATGATGATAATGGGCATGGAACCCATGTAGCGGGAATTATTGGTGCTAAGAACAATAATATTGGGATAGTCGGAGTAGCGCCGGGTTCACAATTATACGCAGTTAAAGTACTGGACAAAAAGGGTGCCGGCTCCTTGTCCAATATTATTGAGGGGATCGATTGGGCTATAACGAACAAAATGGACATTATAAATCTTAGCCTTGTAGCAAATGGTCATTCGGCTGCCTTAAAGACAGCAGTTGACAAGGCTGCGGATTCTGGCATTTTTGTTGTAGGAGCAGGAGGGAATAATGGAAGAATGGATGGAGCCAATGATACGGTATCATATCCGGCAAATTATCCTTCGGTTATCGGTGTTGCAGCAGTGGATGAGTCAAATAGCAGGGGGGCTTTTTCAGCTACAGGAGATGGAATTGAATTTTCTGCCCCTGGAGTGAATATAAAGAGCACTATACTCAATAACGAATACGCCTCTTACGACGGTACATCAATGGCAGCAGCTTTTGTTTCGGGGAAATTGGCATTATTAAAGGAAATGTTCCCAACGGCTACAAATACATGGATCAGGAGCAAGCTGAGAGAAAATGCAATGGACCTTGGTGTTCAAGGAAAAGATCCATTATATGGCTATGGTCTGATCCAGCCTATCCTCAATGCAGAAAGAATTGGGGGAAAAGACAGGTTTGAAGTTGCTGCTAATATCTCAAGAAAAGGGTGGGAAAAGTCGGAGACTGTTTTTATAATCAATAACCTTGCTTTTGCTGATGCTTTAGCTGCTTCCCCACTAGCTTACCGATTCAATGCTCCGATTCTTCTGACTGCTTCTAACGAGCTTCATTTAAAAACGATAGAAGAACTTAAAAGATTGAAGCCAAAGGAAGTAATATTAATTGGCGGAAAAGGGAGCGTTACTGAAAATATTCAATCGGAAATAAAACAGATGGGGATAAAAACTAAAAGAATTGATGGGCAAAATCGTTTTGAAGTGGCTGAAAATATCGCTGAGATGATGGGCACGTATCAAAAAGCAATCATAACAAATGGTTTAAACTTTCCAGATGCCCTGGCAATTGCTCCGTATGCTGCTGAAAAAGGATATCCGATCCTTCTTACACGGCCAGATAAACTGCCGGAAAACATAAATGCCCTTCTAGCAAAGCATCCGCTTGAAGAGACTATTGTGGTTGGCGGAGAAGCAAGCGTTCGGCCCAGTGTCTATAAACAATTAGTTGCCCCGATTAGGATTGGCGGAAAGGATCGTTTTGAAGTAGCTACAAACATTAAACTTCTCTACTATCCTGCTGCAGAGCATTTATATATTTCAGCCGGAACAACTTTTGCAGACGCATTAACTGGGTCTGTCTTAATGGCAAAGGACAAAACAACCATCCTCTTAACAAAGAGAGATGAACTCCCTGTGACGGCCCGTAACACAATAGTAAAAGGAAATACGAAAAGCTTTACGGTTTTAGGCGGGGAAGGTTCTGTGGGGAAAGGTGTTTTTCCTTACTTAGTGAAATAG
- a CDS encoding cell wall-binding repeat-containing protein — MKLSKLISSFTVAALVGSTIASTSVFAESNPPLDREQKRLQIINQLEQRNTSDSVKASSLQEQTSAEIQYNEYIDAYEIHEFSFSTDGGNFSWDLVSQEDVDIFIYGYDNDELIDPAEYSSFELPAGDYAIVAMGLSEHPVEYDFWLEGEFSGVPDNTLPELIINNPVDHEFRLSKGSSPILKVSGETRNSDYVRIYSNLREYEVYPGSFHEEIELGKGFNTVSFYAVNSEGNSITSFYNITFPGVSRIYGKDRYYVSGNVSSTLDYWGYNSGTIIITRGDLFPDALSGGPLASFEAAPIMLTQTNKLPDKIKDKITDYGAERAIILGGTGSVSTQVESQLRQLGVNDIERIGGKDRYVVSSSIAEQVSSYMESDTAIIASGEVFPDALSASTIAGIAGMPILLVKSQEIPSSIQTFIKNHPEITNFIIVGGPATVKDPVSLKLKELRKGASVQRIGGKDRYEVSINVAKHAMENYGMSLSTIAFARGDLFPDALSGAPLANFFYAPILLTRTDRVEDKVNTFLTSNRSQLEHMYLIGDVGSISPNTETQLYNLIR, encoded by the coding sequence ATGAAACTTTCAAAACTCATTTCTAGTTTCACTGTTGCCGCTCTTGTAGGTTCAACTATCGCAAGCACTTCCGTCTTTGCGGAGTCAAATCCTCCTCTTGACAGGGAGCAAAAAAGGCTCCAAATTATTAATCAGCTTGAACAGCGAAACACATCGGATTCAGTTAAAGCCTCTTCTCTTCAGGAACAAACTTCAGCTGAGATCCAGTACAATGAATACATTGATGCTTATGAGATCCATGAATTTTCTTTTTCTACTGATGGCGGAAACTTCTCTTGGGATCTTGTATCGCAAGAAGATGTTGATATATTTATTTACGGATATGATAATGATGAACTAATCGATCCTGCAGAGTACTCTTCCTTTGAACTTCCAGCAGGTGATTATGCTATAGTCGCAATGGGTTTGAGTGAACATCCTGTCGAATATGACTTTTGGCTTGAGGGGGAATTTTCCGGTGTACCTGATAATACCTTGCCGGAATTAATCATTAATAATCCTGTGGATCATGAATTTCGTCTAAGCAAGGGTTCCTCTCCTATATTAAAAGTCTCAGGAGAAACGAGAAATTCAGATTATGTAAGAATTTATAGTAATCTTAGAGAATATGAGGTATATCCCGGGTCATTTCATGAAGAGATCGAATTGGGCAAGGGGTTCAATACGGTTTCCTTTTATGCTGTAAATTCCGAAGGAAATTCAATCACTTCTTTTTATAATATTACCTTTCCAGGCGTTAGCCGAATCTATGGAAAAGATCGTTATTATGTATCGGGGAATGTAAGCAGTACACTGGATTATTGGGGATACAACAGCGGAACAATTATTATTACACGAGGAGATTTATTCCCGGATGCTTTGTCAGGCGGACCGCTTGCAAGCTTTGAAGCAGCTCCGATCATGCTGACACAGACAAATAAACTTCCGGATAAAATTAAAGATAAAATCACTGACTATGGTGCTGAAAGGGCAATAATCCTGGGTGGGACAGGTTCAGTCTCAACTCAAGTAGAATCACAGCTAAGGCAGCTTGGAGTAAATGACATTGAGCGCATTGGCGGAAAGGACCGGTATGTGGTGTCTTCCAGTATTGCGGAGCAAGTTTCTTCTTATATGGAATCTGATACGGCAATAATTGCTAGCGGGGAAGTTTTCCCTGATGCACTTTCTGCTTCTACAATTGCAGGAATAGCAGGAATGCCCATTCTGCTGGTGAAATCCCAGGAGATTCCAAGCTCCATTCAAACGTTCATAAAGAACCATCCTGAAATTACTAATTTTATTATTGTGGGCGGTCCTGCAACTGTTAAAGATCCTGTTTCATTAAAACTCAAAGAGCTGCGCAAAGGTGCAAGCGTGCAAAGGATTGGTGGAAAAGACCGTTACGAGGTTTCCATTAATGTAGCAAAACACGCGATGGAAAACTATGGAATGAGTTTAAGTACAATTGCCTTTGCAAGAGGCGATCTATTCCCTGACGCCTTATCCGGGGCACCACTAGCCAACTTCTTCTATGCCCCTATCTTGTTGACCAGAACTGATAGGGTTGAAGATAAGGTTAATACTTTCCTAACCAGTAATCGAAGTCAGCTCGAGCATATGTATCTAATTGGTGATGTTGGGTCTATTTCTCCGAATACTGAAACTCAATTGTATAATTTAATACGCTAA
- a CDS encoding acyltransferase, with translation MSNTREHISEIHMLRAIGCLFVVAVHVSGSFYYAHGEKFNEITLFINQISRFGTSMFALISGFLLFYQTRFKGFNLNRFVKSRFTKIGLPFLFWSVFYSLFTYFVLGVNPLVSGEMQFLTNFIFGNAYYHLYFMSIVFQFYLLFPLLQVFKSKMIWPVLLVCSVFINYYFVKSFNPGLFEGILGNILNQRAFLPSWIFYFIFGGFLAYFWEPLYAFSKKYKYLLGIAVLIITAVAVREYKTVGSTPSNRVTNMINIPIITLFVIGIGAQIQNVKWLNSFFTRIGTLSMAIYLVHPFVLYSFIQIAPDFVWKTSLFPFVFGAILLGSIAIVKVMQLLPLNHYILTVPGAKKQQMNHLPGKPATMRINSNLQ, from the coding sequence ATGAGTAATACTCGAGAACACATATCTGAGATTCACATGTTACGGGCAATAGGTTGCTTATTTGTTGTTGCTGTCCATGTTTCAGGATCCTTTTATTATGCCCATGGTGAAAAATTTAATGAAATTACATTATTTATAAATCAAATCAGCCGCTTTGGAACATCAATGTTTGCACTTATAAGCGGTTTTCTTCTTTTTTATCAAACCCGTTTTAAAGGCTTTAATCTTAATCGATTTGTGAAAAGCCGTTTTACAAAGATTGGTTTGCCCTTCCTCTTTTGGAGTGTTTTCTATTCCTTGTTTACGTATTTTGTACTTGGCGTAAATCCTCTTGTCTCAGGGGAAATGCAGTTCTTAACCAACTTCATTTTCGGTAATGCGTATTACCATTTATACTTTATGTCGATTGTTTTTCAATTTTATTTATTGTTTCCGCTCTTACAGGTCTTTAAATCAAAAATGATTTGGCCAGTTCTGCTTGTCTGCTCGGTATTTATTAACTATTATTTTGTAAAATCATTCAATCCCGGACTTTTTGAAGGGATCTTGGGGAACATTCTTAATCAGAGGGCATTTCTGCCAAGCTGGATTTTCTATTTTATTTTTGGGGGGTTCCTGGCATACTTTTGGGAGCCGCTTTATGCCTTCTCTAAAAAATACAAATACCTTTTAGGCATTGCCGTATTAATCATCACTGCTGTCGCAGTACGGGAATACAAAACAGTTGGGTCTACGCCATCCAATAGGGTAACTAACATGATTAATATTCCGATCATTACCTTATTCGTAATTGGTATTGGAGCTCAAATTCAAAATGTTAAATGGCTAAACAGCTTTTTTACCCGGATTGGAACATTATCAATGGCCATCTATTTGGTACATCCATTTGTTCTTTATAGTTTTATCCAAATTGCCCCGGACTTTGTCTGGAAAACATCTCTTTTCCCATTCGTCTTTGGAGCCATTCTTTTGGGCTCCATTGCAATAGTAAAGGTTATGCAATTATTGCCGCTTAATCACTATATATTAACGGTACCTGGAGCTAAGAAGCAGCAGATGAATCATCTTCCTGGAAAGCCTGCTACTATGAGAATTAATTCTAATCTTCAGTAA
- a CDS encoding helix-turn-helix domain-containing protein — protein MNLSEYLIGDSLQSFRQYKGLSVKELAEGICSEEELISFEREKAYPSLETLNQLANKMNIDLTYFFNIASKSTINYSTAVMQIINKHKRNWNYKAIYEIVQKELDNPLFQPVMLKQFLVWHQGICVFYLENDFDKAIQILHGALDLTNEKRVNLSEREVEILASIAILYKDMNLYQESISMFKKALNDLEKLPHILESRGKVRILFGLSQALTEVGEFQESLVYCQKGIDICIHEEIQYLFANLHYQSGENHIKLGNKEKGIEFLQKAIYILQLQKNDKFIQIVESEMEKLLNRC, from the coding sequence ATGAATTTAAGTGAGTATTTAATTGGCGACAGCTTACAATCTTTTCGTCAGTATAAAGGGTTAAGTGTTAAGGAACTGGCAGAGGGCATATGTTCTGAGGAAGAGCTTATTTCTTTTGAGAGAGAGAAAGCGTATCCAAGTCTGGAAACGCTGAATCAATTAGCAAATAAAATGAATATTGATCTTACGTACTTCTTTAATATTGCCTCGAAGTCTACCATAAATTATTCTACAGCTGTTATGCAAATTATTAATAAGCACAAGCGGAATTGGAATTATAAGGCCATCTATGAAATTGTTCAAAAGGAACTGGATAATCCCCTTTTTCAGCCTGTCATGCTGAAGCAATTCCTGGTCTGGCACCAGGGGATCTGTGTTTTTTATCTTGAAAATGATTTTGATAAAGCGATCCAAATATTGCACGGCGCTTTGGATCTTACAAATGAAAAAAGAGTCAACTTATCGGAAAGAGAAGTCGAAATATTAGCAAGCATCGCTATTTTATATAAAGATATGAATCTCTATCAGGAATCCATATCGATGTTCAAAAAGGCACTTAATGATTTGGAAAAGCTGCCGCATATCCTTGAAAGCAGAGGGAAAGTCAGGATCCTATTTGGGTTATCCCAGGCCTTGACAGAGGTAGGGGAATTCCAGGAATCCCTTGTATATTGCCAAAAGGGAATTGATATTTGCATACATGAAGAAATCCAATATTTGTTTGCCAATCTGCACTATCAAAGCGGAGAGAATCATATAAAACTTGGCAATAAAGAAAAGGGAATCGAGTTTCTTCAAAAAGCTATTTATATCCTGCAGCTGCAAAAAAATGATAAATTTATCCAAATTGTCGAATCAGAAATGGAAAAATTACTCAATCGGTGTTAA
- a CDS encoding helix-turn-helix domain-containing protein, protein MDFSAIGKKIKELRKAAGFSQKDLAKDICTQAQISKIEKGDVLPLASTLYFISQRLGVDINYFFEHGTTPRLDYVQEVNNQLRIARRKLDYPLIKEIVKSEERNPLFTSNKKNFQNLLWHKGIYKYHVDHQLEQALSFIDKAINLTFEKVWSEREIEILNSKGILLYEAGRYTEALDVYLQAMNHLEGILYLNDETVRSRLLYNTAKTYTDLKDYDRSTKLCHEAIESCLGKDQLFLLGHLHYHIGFNYELQEQFVLAKKYMEQALDIFRLQRDERYNDYIRGKVAIFDRNTQ, encoded by the coding sequence TTGGACTTCTCTGCAATTGGAAAAAAAATCAAAGAGTTAAGAAAAGCAGCAGGTTTTTCCCAAAAAGACCTGGCAAAGGACATATGTACTCAGGCGCAAATCAGCAAAATTGAAAAAGGCGATGTCCTTCCTTTGGCATCCACATTATATTTTATTTCACAAAGACTGGGGGTTGATATAAATTATTTTTTTGAGCACGGAACTACCCCGAGGCTTGATTATGTGCAGGAGGTCAATAACCAGCTTAGAATAGCCAGGCGCAAGCTTGATTACCCTCTCATAAAAGAGATTGTGAAATCCGAAGAAAGGAATCCCCTCTTTACATCAAACAAGAAAAATTTCCAGAACCTCCTCTGGCATAAAGGAATTTACAAGTATCATGTTGATCACCAGCTCGAGCAGGCACTTTCATTTATCGATAAAGCCATCAATTTGACATTTGAGAAGGTGTGGAGTGAAAGGGAAATTGAGATTCTAAATAGCAAAGGAATATTACTATATGAAGCAGGAAGATATACGGAAGCCCTTGATGTCTATCTTCAAGCAATGAATCATTTAGAGGGAATCCTCTATTTGAATGATGAAACCGTCCGAAGCAGGCTTCTTTATAATACGGCCAAAACCTATACAGACTTAAAGGATTATGATCGCTCTACCAAGCTCTGCCATGAGGCCATCGAAAGCTGTTTAGGAAAGGACCAGTTATTTCTTTTGGGACATCTGCATTATCATATTGGATTTAATTATGAACTCCAGGAACAGTTTGTTTTGGCAAAAAAATATATGGAGCAGGCTCTTGATATTTTCCGTCTCCAGAGAGATGAACGATATAATGACTATATACGTGGTAAAGTGGCAATTTTCGACAGAAACACCCAATAG
- a CDS encoding LysM peptidoglycan-binding domain-containing protein: MKKQMVTIAAAAMLSSAFASQASADTYTVKKGDTLFHLAIKYKTTVTDIKKANNLSSDFLSINQKLEIPGATAAEKPESNQPSGGTTAPAPANTAKTYTVKSGDTLSKIALSHNISLKDLMSWNGLSTHLIYPGQVFKVSKSAGNTSGDTQELAGSAPAPSSPANGGSSEVYIVKKGDTLGGIAAKYKTTVQQIKAWNKLSSDLILVGQKLNLSADKDSNESVSSGKPENNEQTSGAAASVLAEAQKHVGVPYQWGGQTPSGFDCSGFIYYVLKQTGSKMVRYSSEGYYSRSFYVNTPQPGDLVFFENTYKKGISHLGFYVGNNKFIHAGSSGVEVSSLDNSYWKKHFDGFKRFY, translated from the coding sequence GTGAAAAAACAGATGGTCACAATTGCTGCTGCAGCAATGCTCTCTTCTGCCTTTGCCTCTCAGGCTTCCGCCGATACATATACAGTTAAAAAAGGGGATACCCTGTTTCATCTGGCTATTAAATACAAAACGACTGTTACAGATATTAAAAAAGCCAATAATTTAAGTTCCGATTTTCTATCAATCAATCAAAAACTTGAAATACCAGGGGCAACAGCAGCAGAGAAGCCTGAATCCAATCAGCCATCAGGCGGCACCACAGCACCTGCACCAGCTAATACAGCTAAAACTTATACCGTTAAAAGCGGAGATACCCTATCTAAAATTGCCTTAAGTCATAATATTAGTTTAAAAGATTTAATGAGCTGGAATGGCCTTAGCACACACTTGATCTACCCTGGACAAGTCTTTAAGGTTTCAAAATCTGCTGGCAATACCTCAGGAGATACCCAGGAGCTGGCAGGTTCAGCACCTGCACCGTCAAGCCCTGCAAATGGCGGCAGTTCAGAGGTATATATAGTTAAAAAAGGGGACACTCTAGGCGGCATTGCTGCTAAGTACAAGACTACTGTTCAGCAGATTAAAGCGTGGAATAAATTAAGCTCTGATTTAATCCTGGTTGGACAAAAGCTTAACTTAAGTGCAGACAAGGATTCAAATGAATCTGTTTCCAGCGGAAAGCCTGAGAATAATGAGCAGACAAGCGGGGCAGCAGCGTCGGTTTTGGCTGAAGCCCAGAAGCATGTTGGTGTTCCTTATCAATGGGGCGGCCAAACTCCTTCAGGTTTTGACTGCAGCGGGTTCATTTATTATGTTCTAAAGCAGACAGGCTCCAAAATGGTACGCTACTCTTCAGAAGGCTACTACAGCCGTTCTTTTTACGTGAATACGCCGCAGCCTGGCGATTTAGTATTTTTTGAGAATACATATAAAAAAGGCATATCACACTTAGGTTTCTATGTAGGAAATAATAAATTTATCCATGCCGGCTCATCAGGCGTTGAAGTCTCCAGTCTGGATAATTCGTATTGGAAGAAACATTTTGATGGATTTAAGAGATTTTACTAA
- a CDS encoding efflux RND transporter periplasmic adaptor subunit, whose translation MTWKARLLVGAVVLFLACNIILLFLKNDKINRTYHAEEWTAVKKQDLLETMPAKGVLAPKEEQHFYYENSIGAFNGFLVEKGDEVQPGTGLFEYSPEDIMLSKEKFQIEKEKLERELISIESHIGDLENMQRSLALIPSEDDGPNPDTYLIQTIVRDIAEMELQISRIESEIRKYDDLIGATDKSLSNLIVESEITGTVKNIKHDLTNPIITIISNEQKVKGVFSEQEISKVEEGMKVFIIPEGSNHKTDGSIEKISYYPTSKPNVETESRYEFSIVMNELPEFKSFHGKHVDIRIVLNEVIGTLTVPDKAVKKSKKGTYTYAIQQNGLLERKSIKAGTKINQTQEVKEGVENGEFVLLERPPFLKSGFPFITSYEPKKLKKKDLTGLRKKEMLKYITRGFLSRY comes from the coding sequence ATGACTTGGAAAGCAAGGCTATTAGTAGGTGCCGTGGTTCTTTTTTTGGCTTGTAATATCATCCTGCTATTTCTTAAAAATGATAAAATAAACAGGACTTACCATGCTGAAGAATGGACGGCTGTAAAAAAACAGGATCTTCTTGAAACTATGCCGGCAAAAGGCGTATTGGCCCCAAAAGAAGAACAGCATTTTTATTATGAAAATTCGATAGGTGCATTCAATGGGTTTCTTGTAGAAAAAGGAGACGAAGTTCAACCCGGTACAGGGTTATTTGAATACTCTCCAGAGGACATAATGCTTTCGAAAGAAAAGTTCCAAATAGAAAAAGAAAAGCTGGAACGCGAACTAATAAGCATAGAGAGTCATATTGGCGACCTGGAAAATATGCAGAGAAGCCTTGCGCTTATCCCCTCAGAAGATGACGGGCCAAATCCCGACACATACTTAATTCAAACAATAGTAAGGGATATTGCAGAAATGGAACTGCAAATCAGCAGGATTGAAAGTGAAATCCGGAAGTATGATGACCTGATTGGCGCAACAGATAAAAGCCTATCAAATCTTATAGTTGAAAGTGAGATCACGGGAACGGTTAAAAACATTAAGCATGACCTTACAAATCCAATAATAACAATTATTTCCAATGAACAAAAGGTTAAAGGGGTTTTTTCTGAGCAAGAAATTAGTAAAGTTGAGGAAGGGATGAAAGTTTTCATCATTCCGGAAGGCAGCAACCATAAAACAGATGGATCTATTGAAAAAATTTCATATTACCCAACTTCAAAACCCAATGTGGAGACAGAAAGTCGCTATGAATTCTCCATTGTGATGAATGAGTTGCCAGAGTTCAAAAGTTTTCATGGAAAGCATGTAGACATTCGTATTGTGCTGAATGAGGTAATAGGTACCCTGACGGTTCCTGATAAAGCCGTTAAGAAGTCAAAAAAAGGAACTTATACATATGCAATCCAGCAAAACGGCCTGCTAGAAAGAAAGTCTATTAAAGCAGGCACCAAAATTAACCAGACCCAGGAAGTGAAAGAAGGGGTTGAGAATGGAGAATTTGTTCTACTGGAAAGACCACCATTTCTCAAATCAGGTTTTCCTTTTATCACGTCATATGAACCGAAAAAATTGAAAAAGAAAGACTTAACGGGGTTAAGAAAGAAGGAAATGCTGAAGTATATAACTAGAGGATTCCTCTCAAGGTATTAA